In Musa acuminata AAA Group cultivar baxijiao chromosome BXJ2-8, Cavendish_Baxijiao_AAA, whole genome shotgun sequence, one genomic interval encodes:
- the LOC103995073 gene encoding transcription factor bHLH162-like isoform X2, translating to MQNQLPADIESSSSIPQRETVMETSHGLTRPDRKTIEKNRRIHMKALYSKLLSLLPTPSSQEGGAVTLADRLNEAINYIKGKQEMLERMQKRKRQLTGSAGTASEVATASRSPKIDVQDLRPGLRVIVVISPCDHHLIFCEIVRVLGAEGVDIITASYAVVGDRAFHTIQFLAPKSGTGEADQVMGRLKKAIHA from the exons ATGCAAAACCAGCTCCCAGCAGACATTGAGAGCTCGAGTTCCATACCCCAACGAGAAACCGTCATGGAGACGTCCCACGGCTTGACGAGGCCAGACCGGAAGACCATCGAAAAGAACAGGAGGATCCACATGAAAGCTCTCTACTCCAagctcctctccctcctccctacACCCAGCTCACAG GAGGGGGGCGCGGTAACGCTGGCGGACCGGCTGAACGAAGCGATCAACTACATAAAAGGGAAGCAGGAGATGCTCGAAAGGATGCAAAAGAGGAAGAGGCAACTGACGGGGAGCGCAGGCACCGCGAGTGAAGTGGCTACTGCTTCGAGATCTCCCAAGATAGATGTCCAGGACTTGCGTCCTGGGTTAAGGGTGATCGTAGTAATTAGCCCGTGTGATCATCATCTCATCTTCTGCGAGATTGTTCGAGTTCTGGGAGCGGAAGGGGTCGATATCATCACGGCCAGCTATGCTGTCGTCGGCGACAGAGCTTTCCACACCATCCAGTTCTTG GCACCCAAGAGTGGAACCGGAGAGGCTGACCAGGTGATGGGGAGATTGAAGAAGGCTATCCATGCTTAG
- the LOC103995073 gene encoding transcription factor bHLH162-like isoform X1 → MQNQLPADIESSSSIPQRETVMETSHGLTRPDRKTIEKNRRIHMKALYSKLLSLLPTPSSQQEGGAVTLADRLNEAINYIKGKQEMLERMQKRKRQLTGSAGTASEVATASRSPKIDVQDLRPGLRVIVVISPCDHHLIFCEIVRVLGAEGVDIITASYAVVGDRAFHTIQFLAPKSGTGEADQVMGRLKKAIHA, encoded by the exons ATGCAAAACCAGCTCCCAGCAGACATTGAGAGCTCGAGTTCCATACCCCAACGAGAAACCGTCATGGAGACGTCCCACGGCTTGACGAGGCCAGACCGGAAGACCATCGAAAAGAACAGGAGGATCCACATGAAAGCTCTCTACTCCAagctcctctccctcctccctacACCCAGCTCACAG CAGGAGGGGGGCGCGGTAACGCTGGCGGACCGGCTGAACGAAGCGATCAACTACATAAAAGGGAAGCAGGAGATGCTCGAAAGGATGCAAAAGAGGAAGAGGCAACTGACGGGGAGCGCAGGCACCGCGAGTGAAGTGGCTACTGCTTCGAGATCTCCCAAGATAGATGTCCAGGACTTGCGTCCTGGGTTAAGGGTGATCGTAGTAATTAGCCCGTGTGATCATCATCTCATCTTCTGCGAGATTGTTCGAGTTCTGGGAGCGGAAGGGGTCGATATCATCACGGCCAGCTATGCTGTCGTCGGCGACAGAGCTTTCCACACCATCCAGTTCTTG GCACCCAAGAGTGGAACCGGAGAGGCTGACCAGGTGATGGGGAGATTGAAGAAGGCTATCCATGCTTAG